Proteins from one Candidatus Methylacidithermus pantelleriae genomic window:
- a CDS encoding 2-oxo acid dehydrogenase subunit E2 — MPGDVRVPSVGESVTYGVLQRWLKKRGDLVEVGEPLFELETDKVTTEVYAEERGRLIPLIAEGSRVEPGQVVARIEEWVPEEEEGGPPSPPLSEVGPEEEKKLESPAAREPTAAPVSPPSSPEVQAQLSFEPKPAHRPRVTRRKMSPLRLKLAERLVRTQAETAQLTTFAEADMSSIQAVRNRYRDQFLERYGVKLGLVPFFVRAVVRALQAIPQLNSYIEGEEIVQNHYYDIGVAVSTDRGLVVPVIRDADQLSLAELAREIHRFAEKARTGKLSLEDLEGGVFTVTNGGVFGSLLSTPLLNPPQSGILGMHAIIERPVAIEGRVEIRPMMYLALTYDHRVVDGREAIGFLKLVKEFVENPAVDLLGL, encoded by the coding sequence ATGCCGGGTGACGTGCGTGTTCCATCCGTGGGTGAATCCGTTACCTACGGAGTTTTGCAGAGATGGTTAAAGAAAAGGGGTGACTTGGTAGAAGTAGGTGAGCCTCTTTTCGAACTGGAGACCGACAAAGTCACCACGGAGGTTTATGCGGAAGAACGCGGCCGTTTGATTCCGCTTATCGCTGAAGGTTCTCGGGTGGAGCCGGGGCAGGTAGTTGCAAGAATTGAAGAGTGGGTCCCCGAAGAGGAGGAAGGAGGCCCGCCAAGCCCTCCCCTGTCCGAAGTGGGGCCGGAGGAAGAGAAAAAACTAGAAAGCCCTGCTGCCCGGGAGCCCACGGCGGCTCCGGTCTCTCCTCCCAGTTCTCCAGAGGTCCAGGCCCAGCTTTCGTTTGAACCGAAACCGGCTCACCGGCCAAGAGTGACGCGCCGGAAAATGAGTCCGCTTCGCCTCAAACTGGCCGAACGGCTGGTGCGAACTCAGGCGGAGACCGCTCAGTTAACGACGTTTGCCGAGGCGGACATGAGCTCCATCCAGGCTGTACGGAACCGCTACCGGGACCAGTTTCTCGAGCGATATGGCGTAAAATTGGGACTGGTACCCTTTTTCGTGCGTGCCGTTGTTCGGGCTCTGCAAGCGATACCCCAGCTCAACAGTTATATCGAGGGAGAAGAGATTGTCCAAAATCACTATTATGATATTGGCGTTGCGGTTTCGACGGATCGCGGGCTAGTCGTTCCCGTTATCCGGGATGCGGATCAATTGTCACTCGCCGAATTGGCACGGGAGATCCACCGGTTCGCCGAGAAAGCTCGAACGGGCAAGCTGTCACTAGAAGACCTTGAGGGGGGTGTATTTACGGTCACCAACGGAGGAGTTTTTGGCTCCCTGCTTTCTACGCCGCTTCTCAACCCTCCTCAGTCCGGCATCTTGGGGATGCACGCGATCATCGAGCGACCGGTGGCTATCGAAGGCCGGGTTGAGATCCGACCCATGATGTATTTGGCCTTAACCTATGACCATAGAGTCGTGGACGGCCGGGAGGCCATTGGTTTTTTAAAGCTCGTCAAGGAGTTTGTCGAAAACCCGGCGGTAGACCTTCTGGGTTTGTAA
- a CDS encoding type 1 glutamine amidotransferase, with protein MGKGSLVIFQHIACEGPGRFLDYAIRWGVPVRQVAVDQGEPLPHLWQVGAVLVLGGPMNVDEEARYPWLREETVWLKKAIALGIPVLGVCLGGQLLAKAAGGRVTRSVAKEIGLFEVELTPAGREDPLFSGFPQRFPVFQWHGDTFSDLGPGILLARGAPCEHQAFRVGTLAYGVQFHLEVTCSMIREWIKEYSEEVHKEGLETEKLVGEFVSRESLLDALAGLLWYNFLSVAGMLEKDKRGGSKEKVDL; from the coding sequence ATGGGCAAAGGTTCTTTGGTTATTTTTCAGCACATTGCTTGTGAAGGGCCGGGAAGGTTTCTGGACTATGCGATCCGCTGGGGTGTTCCCGTCCGGCAGGTAGCCGTAGACCAAGGGGAACCCTTGCCCCACCTCTGGCAGGTGGGAGCCGTTCTGGTTTTAGGGGGACCCATGAATGTGGATGAGGAAGCGCGGTATCCTTGGCTGCGAGAGGAGACCGTTTGGCTAAAAAAGGCGATCGCGTTGGGAATTCCGGTTTTGGGGGTTTGTTTAGGGGGACAGCTTTTGGCGAAAGCCGCGGGTGGCCGCGTAACACGAAGTGTTGCGAAGGAGATAGGTCTTTTTGAGGTGGAGCTTACCCCAGCGGGAAGGGAGGACCCGCTTTTTTCAGGGTTCCCGCAGCGCTTCCCGGTTTTCCAATGGCATGGGGACACGTTTAGCGATCTTGGCCCTGGCATTCTTTTGGCCAGGGGGGCACCCTGCGAACACCAGGCGTTTCGGGTAGGGACTCTGGCTTACGGTGTGCAGTTCCACTTGGAGGTTACCTGTTCCATGATCCGAGAATGGATCAAGGAGTACTCGGAAGAGGTTCACAAGGAAGGACTCGAAACGGAAAAACTCGTGGGAGAGTTTGTTTCTCGAGAATCGCTCCTAGACGCTTTGGCCGGACTTTTGTGGTACAACTTCTTATCAGTCGCCGGAATGTTGGAAAAGGACAAACGAGGAGGATCAAAAGAGAAGGTAGACTTGTGA
- a CDS encoding ABC transporter ATP-binding protein, producing MKNYLRAIGYLRACLFGTVVGSVFLFLSLGTQLFRPWPVKWAIDWVLKDPGSFSRIVIAGASFSRWEAIAGASLLLVTSAFLGAWAKMMADRYFLQSALQALVRLRIELFSRLQELSLPFHRSRPTGDLIYRVVYDTQAIQTVLQRGIVTVLTSFLTLVGALALLFRLNQRLAWVALGIVPPLAAAVRYFAERIRRETEKFHRRETQLLSETTEVLHALPVVQAYNLDQYRLELFRQHAEQSQKTHTSMLLTSSLSNLVLDGITSFGTALLLFLGAREVLEHRVTVGDLWVFLSYVGLLYRPLEEMGYTAWALEGASAGLGRVFEVMDIPDPVPDRKDAHCLPRVLGRIEFRDVTFAYEPDCPVLNHIHLEIPAKTRVGIVGPSGAGKTTILALIARFYDPQEGSILLDGIDLRSVKKRSLRNQLAFVLQETTLFTGTVEENIACGHLGASPEEVRAAARWAQAEPFILRLPYGYRTQIGERGTALSGGERQRIGLARAFLRDAPILLLDEPTSALDPHTERELLLTLRQLQKDRTTVLVTHRLALVHDMDWIYVLKEGRIVEEGQGEDLLRRGGLYAEFWKKAIQRQESLGNIGNQP from the coding sequence ATGAAGAACTACCTTCGCGCTATCGGCTACCTGCGGGCCTGTCTCTTCGGCACGGTTGTGGGGAGCGTTTTTCTTTTTCTTTCGCTTGGAACCCAGTTGTTTCGTCCCTGGCCGGTTAAATGGGCGATTGACTGGGTGCTGAAAGATCCGGGCTCGTTTTCACGCATTGTCATCGCGGGCGCCTCTTTTTCCCGCTGGGAGGCAATTGCAGGAGCTAGCCTTCTGCTCGTGACCTCTGCCTTTTTGGGTGCATGGGCCAAGATGATGGCCGATCGCTATTTCCTCCAGAGTGCCCTGCAAGCTTTGGTGCGCCTGAGGATCGAGCTTTTCTCCCGCCTCCAAGAACTTTCCCTCCCCTTCCACCGGAGTCGACCTACGGGCGATTTAATCTATCGGGTTGTCTACGACACCCAAGCCATTCAAACGGTCCTCCAGCGCGGGATCGTGACCGTACTCACGTCGTTCCTGACTCTCGTAGGCGCTCTGGCCCTCCTTTTTCGTTTAAATCAACGATTAGCATGGGTTGCGCTTGGTATCGTCCCTCCCCTAGCCGCCGCGGTGAGGTATTTTGCAGAAAGAATCCGCAGGGAGACGGAGAAATTCCATCGAAGGGAAACCCAACTCCTTTCAGAGACCACGGAAGTTCTCCATGCCCTTCCCGTTGTGCAGGCGTACAACCTCGATCAATATCGGCTAGAGCTTTTTCGACAACACGCCGAGCAAAGCCAAAAAACCCATACCTCCATGCTTCTCACGAGTTCTCTTTCCAACTTGGTGCTTGACGGGATTACCTCTTTCGGGACGGCCCTGCTTTTGTTCCTGGGCGCGCGGGAGGTCCTGGAGCATCGGGTCACAGTCGGCGACCTTTGGGTGTTCCTTAGCTATGTGGGCCTTCTTTATCGGCCTCTGGAGGAGATGGGGTACACGGCCTGGGCCTTGGAAGGAGCAAGCGCGGGTCTAGGCCGGGTATTTGAAGTAATGGATATCCCCGACCCGGTTCCCGATCGAAAAGATGCGCATTGTTTGCCTAGGGTTCTAGGGCGGATCGAGTTTCGTGATGTTACTTTCGCTTATGAGCCCGATTGTCCCGTTTTGAACCACATCCATTTAGAAATCCCCGCAAAAACACGAGTCGGTATTGTGGGACCGTCAGGTGCGGGCAAGACCACCATCTTGGCGCTTATAGCACGCTTTTACGATCCTCAGGAAGGATCCATCCTGCTAGATGGAATCGACCTTCGATCCGTCAAGAAACGATCGCTGCGCAACCAGCTCGCTTTCGTCCTTCAAGAGACAACCCTTTTCACTGGCACGGTCGAAGAAAATATCGCCTGCGGTCACTTAGGAGCTTCCCCGGAAGAAGTGCGTGCTGCGGCCCGGTGGGCGCAGGCTGAGCCCTTTATTCTGCGCCTGCCCTATGGATACCGGACGCAAATAGGGGAGCGAGGCACAGCTCTAAGTGGGGGTGAACGCCAGAGAATCGGACTAGCCCGGGCTTTTTTACGTGACGCTCCGATCCTGCTCCTGGACGAGCCCACAAGCGCCTTGGATCCCCATACGGAAAGAGAGCTTCTGTTGACCTTGCGCCAGTTGCAAAAGGATCGAACCACTGTGCTTGTAACCCACCGGCTCGCTCTGGTCCACGACATGGATTGGATCTATGTGCTCAAAGAAGGGAGAATTGTCGAAGAGGGCCAGGGAGAGGACCTTTTGCGGCGAGGAGGTCTGTACGCAGAATTTTGGAAAAAGGCTATCCAGCGGCAAGAGAGCCTCGGGAATATCGGGAATCAACCCTAG
- the folE2 gene encoding GTP cyclohydrolase FolE2, producing MRNHHVTLADCQSQTDFRRIPIDRVGVKGLRYPIEVRDRRFASQHTVATVCMTVDLPHHYKGTHMSRFLEILNAHGRLIHVTNITPILRQLQERLHAQVAHISLEFPYFVEKKAPVTGAKGLVDYTVRFEASAHGLDVDLVMMVTVPVTTLCPCSKAISDRGAHNQRGYVTVATRFVETVWIEEIIEIVEASASSQVYSLLKRPDEKYVTEHAYDHPVFVEDMVRNVAVRLNQHPRVTWYRVEAENMESIHNHAAYACVEKALPGRYANRF from the coding sequence ATGAGGAACCATCACGTCACGCTGGCAGACTGCCAAAGTCAAACCGATTTCCGGAGAATTCCGATTGACCGGGTAGGGGTCAAGGGATTGCGGTATCCCATCGAAGTTCGGGACCGAAGATTTGCGTCCCAGCATACGGTTGCCACGGTTTGTATGACGGTGGATTTGCCCCATCACTATAAAGGGACGCACATGAGTCGGTTTCTTGAGATTTTGAATGCCCATGGCCGGCTCATTCATGTGACCAATATCACGCCCATTTTACGGCAGCTTCAGGAAAGGTTGCACGCACAAGTGGCTCATATCTCATTAGAATTTCCCTATTTTGTCGAAAAAAAGGCTCCCGTAACCGGGGCAAAGGGCCTTGTAGACTACACGGTTCGGTTTGAGGCTTCAGCGCACGGGCTTGATGTTGACTTGGTAATGATGGTGACAGTACCAGTAACCACACTTTGCCCCTGCTCGAAAGCCATTAGTGACCGGGGCGCACACAATCAGAGAGGTTATGTGACGGTGGCTACGCGTTTTGTGGAGACCGTGTGGATTGAGGAGATCATTGAGATTGTGGAAGCAAGCGCGTCATCTCAAGTATATTCGCTCTTGAAACGGCCGGACGAGAAATACGTAACGGAGCATGCCTACGACCACCCGGTGTTTGTTGAAGATATGGTGCGTAATGTCGCTGTGAGATTGAATCAACACCCACGGGTTACATGGTACCGAGTAGAAGCCGAGAATATGGAAAGTATTCACAATCACGCAGCGTATGCGTGCGTGGAAAAAGCGTTGCCCGGGAGATACGCGAATCGGTTCTAG
- a CDS encoding globin domain-containing protein — MVPEDIKLIQRSWIKVVERSNEAGRLFYKRLFEVRPEVRSLFKREIEEQGRKLMDVLNWVVVNLPDTSAVLEAARALARRHVDYGVQEEHYELVGKTLLWTLRSVIGAEWTPEVEEAWSRAYDVLAQTMVEEHRKVTSGRHVEQELFQILSSVASGQPGIVGAAVATEDGLTVVYTGSQNRSDQLSLAVTTMRALGKKMCASFEAGTVQEISVTGRELQLFVRAAGPKAAVGMAFPSGASEGLAHLLTRIAAEKVEKILGRLP; from the coding sequence GTGGTTCCGGAAGACATCAAACTCATCCAACGAAGCTGGATTAAGGTAGTGGAACGGTCCAACGAAGCCGGTCGGCTTTTCTACAAGCGTCTTTTTGAAGTTCGGCCGGAAGTCCGATCCCTTTTCAAAAGAGAGATTGAGGAACAGGGACGAAAGCTCATGGACGTTCTTAACTGGGTAGTGGTCAATCTTCCCGACACTTCCGCGGTCTTAGAAGCCGCTCGAGCGTTAGCACGCCGCCATGTGGACTATGGTGTTCAAGAGGAGCACTACGAGCTTGTGGGGAAAACGCTCTTGTGGACCCTTCGCTCCGTGATTGGCGCGGAATGGACTCCGGAAGTAGAGGAAGCCTGGAGCCGAGCCTATGATGTTTTGGCGCAGACCATGGTTGAAGAACACCGCAAGGTAACCAGTGGTCGCCATGTGGAGCAAGAGCTCTTCCAGATCCTTTCGAGCGTTGCCTCCGGGCAGCCGGGAATTGTTGGAGCTGCGGTTGCCACTGAGGATGGGCTCACCGTGGTGTATACAGGATCTCAGAATCGTTCCGATCAACTGTCCCTTGCTGTCACAACCATGCGAGCACTCGGGAAGAAGATGTGTGCGAGTTTCGAAGCGGGAACCGTGCAAGAGATCAGCGTGACCGGACGTGAGCTCCAACTTTTCGTTCGAGCAGCTGGCCCAAAAGCCGCTGTAGGAATGGCCTTTCCCTCGGGAGCGTCGGAAGGTTTGGCGCATCTTTTAACGAGAATCGCGGCGGAAAAGGTCGAGAAGATTCTTGGCCGTCTCCCTTAG
- a CDS encoding 2-oxoglutarate dehydrogenase E1 component — MDDEPSDGGTLSYSLENAVWLEEFYRRWKEDPESVDPSWRSFFQGFELGRTAGEDQQKSDREYLRKQAGVYDLIYAYRTLGHYVAKLDPLGFNRGYLPELNLEEFGLSEKDLDKVFDSGSLAGGGDRTLREILRILEETYCGTVAVEYMHMQAFGERQWIARHLEGRLWDESVDPKEKRRILWDLIAAEEFERFLHTHFVGQKRFSLEGGETLVAMLNAVIEASPGLGIQEIVMGMAHRGRLNVVANVLGVDYMILFEEFNENYLPEGVLGDGDIRYHLGYDVRKPTSGGQLVGIHLTPNPSHLEAVCPVTEGKARAWQRRLADLVERRSVLPLLIHGDAAFMGQGIVQETLNLSRLEGYRTGGTLHIIVNNQIGFTTPPQESRSTYHCTAVARMLGIPIFHVNGDDPVAAVYVTRLALLYRQTFSRDVVIDLFCYRRHGHSEGDEPTYTQPTLYAVMAEHPPVARLFEEKLLQDGVVAPEEVAQFRKRFQEKLGKELAEAKRKQPRAELRPPLRCPELLEPVDTRVPLETLQRIGFAVTEVPAGWKFNPKILHLLSLRREMAEGRIPVDWAFAETLAFGSLLLEGIPVRLSGQDSRRGTFSQRHAVLYDTETGRPYVPLNNVSPEQATFCVYNSPLSEAGVLGFDFGYSLDYPEMLVLWEAQFGDFVNGAQVIVDQYIASSESKWGISSGIVLLLPHGYEGQGPEHSSARPERFLQLCAEDNLIVAQPTTPANFYHLLRRQALRKKPRKPLICLTPKSLLRDPRCTSPIEELAGDSFQEILPDPRVPSGAKTVIVCTGKVYYDLASFREKHGIGNEIALVRVEQLYPLHEEKVLGVFRRHSAKRIIWCQEEPRNMGAWTYMEGRLRRLLGQEILYVGREESASPATGSLGVHRLEQEDLVRRALSFSDE, encoded by the coding sequence ATGGATGACGAGCCATCGGATGGCGGGACTTTGTCCTATTCCCTAGAGAACGCAGTTTGGCTGGAAGAATTTTACCGCCGGTGGAAGGAAGACCCGGAATCGGTTGATCCTTCGTGGCGGTCGTTTTTCCAGGGATTTGAACTCGGGCGAACGGCTGGTGAGGATCAACAAAAGTCGGATCGGGAGTACTTGCGGAAACAAGCGGGGGTCTATGACCTGATTTACGCTTACCGCACCCTTGGGCACTACGTTGCCAAGCTAGATCCGCTTGGATTTAATCGCGGTTACCTTCCCGAGCTTAACCTCGAAGAGTTTGGTCTTTCGGAAAAAGACCTAGACAAGGTGTTTGATTCCGGATCTCTGGCCGGCGGGGGAGACAGAACGTTGCGAGAAATCCTCCGGATTCTGGAGGAGACCTACTGTGGAACGGTCGCTGTTGAGTACATGCACATGCAGGCATTCGGGGAGCGACAATGGATCGCTCGCCACCTAGAGGGGCGTTTGTGGGACGAGTCCGTCGATCCCAAGGAAAAGCGAAGAATCCTCTGGGACTTAATTGCAGCAGAGGAATTTGAGCGTTTTCTTCACACCCATTTCGTCGGTCAAAAGCGTTTTTCGTTGGAAGGGGGCGAAACACTGGTCGCCATGCTCAATGCAGTCATTGAGGCGAGTCCCGGTCTTGGCATTCAAGAGATTGTGATGGGCATGGCTCATCGAGGCCGTCTCAATGTGGTCGCCAATGTTCTGGGAGTCGACTATATGATCCTTTTTGAAGAATTTAACGAAAACTACCTTCCGGAAGGGGTGCTGGGTGATGGAGACATCCGCTATCACTTGGGGTACGACGTGCGCAAGCCGACGTCCGGGGGTCAGCTAGTCGGGATTCATTTGACGCCCAATCCAAGTCACTTGGAAGCGGTGTGTCCCGTGACCGAAGGGAAGGCTCGCGCCTGGCAGAGACGTTTGGCAGACCTCGTGGAACGGCGCAGCGTCCTGCCCTTATTGATTCATGGGGACGCAGCCTTTATGGGGCAAGGAATCGTCCAGGAAACGCTCAATCTTTCCCGTTTGGAAGGGTATCGGACTGGTGGGACTCTTCACATCATTGTAAACAACCAAATTGGCTTTACGACTCCACCTCAGGAAAGTCGCTCGACGTATCATTGCACGGCCGTTGCCCGCATGCTGGGGATCCCCATTTTCCATGTCAACGGGGATGATCCAGTAGCTGCTGTCTATGTGACGCGGCTGGCTCTTTTGTACCGACAGACTTTTAGTAGGGACGTTGTGATCGACCTTTTCTGCTACCGTCGGCATGGGCACAGCGAGGGAGATGAGCCCACCTATACCCAGCCGACGCTCTACGCAGTCATGGCAGAACATCCACCGGTTGCGCGCCTTTTCGAGGAAAAACTCCTTCAGGACGGGGTGGTTGCACCGGAGGAAGTGGCCCAGTTTCGAAAACGCTTTCAAGAGAAGTTGGGCAAGGAACTCGCGGAAGCAAAGCGGAAGCAACCTCGAGCAGAACTTCGTCCCCCATTGCGATGTCCGGAGCTTTTGGAACCCGTCGACACCCGTGTCCCGCTGGAAACCCTTCAACGCATCGGCTTTGCCGTTACGGAAGTCCCTGCTGGGTGGAAGTTTAACCCCAAGATTCTTCATCTGCTCTCCCTCCGGAGGGAAATGGCTGAAGGCCGGATCCCAGTGGATTGGGCATTTGCCGAAACCCTGGCCTTTGGCAGTCTTCTTCTCGAGGGGATTCCCGTTCGCCTTTCCGGCCAAGACTCGCGCCGGGGAACGTTTAGCCAGCGTCATGCTGTCCTTTACGACACCGAAACAGGGCGACCTTACGTGCCGCTCAATAATGTGAGCCCCGAGCAGGCAACCTTTTGCGTCTACAATAGCCCCCTTTCCGAAGCCGGGGTGCTGGGCTTTGACTTCGGTTACTCCCTCGATTACCCTGAGATGCTGGTTCTATGGGAGGCGCAGTTTGGCGACTTTGTCAACGGCGCCCAAGTGATTGTCGATCAATATATTGCAAGCTCGGAGTCCAAGTGGGGGATCTCCTCCGGTATCGTTCTTTTGCTTCCTCACGGTTATGAGGGCCAAGGACCCGAGCACTCGAGTGCTCGGCCCGAGCGCTTCCTGCAACTCTGTGCCGAAGACAATCTGATTGTCGCGCAGCCCACCACTCCAGCCAATTTTTACCATCTTTTGCGAAGACAAGCCCTTAGAAAAAAGCCAAGAAAGCCCCTGATTTGCCTTACTCCCAAAAGCCTTCTTCGCGATCCTCGCTGCACTTCCCCCATCGAAGAGCTGGCAGGGGATTCTTTCCAAGAGATCCTTCCGGACCCTAGGGTGCCCAGTGGAGCCAAAACCGTGATTGTGTGCACGGGCAAGGTATACTACGATCTAGCTTCCTTTCGGGAAAAGCATGGTATTGGCAATGAAATTGCACTGGTCCGGGTCGAGCAGCTCTATCCGCTACATGAAGAAAAAGTTCTTGGTGTCTTCCGCAGGCACTCTGCCAAGCGAATTATCTGGTGCCAAGAGGAACCTCGCAATATGGGTGCATGGACCTATATGGAAGGCCGGTTGCGTCGGCTTCTCGGGCAAGAGATCCTCTATGTAGGGAGGGAAGAGTCGGCCAGTCCGGCCACCGGCAGTCTCGGTGTCCACCGGCTCGAGCAAGAGGATCTGGTTCGACGCGCCCTGAGTTTTTCGGACGAATGA
- the thiC gene encoding phosphomethylpyrimidine synthase ThiC — protein sequence MTARRDPKDKTPGATQPSVESFLEYFPGSRKVYVSGVLHPDVRVPFREVELSATRDRRGTQTPNEPVRLYDTAGPYTDPSQKVDPEKGIPPLRLRWIEARGDTERVPGRPVSPLDNGYYDQKEMEQARANREVPSVHRQHPVRRAKSGRRVTQLHYARRGIITPEMEFAAIRENLGLAGQPQEELARDSLWFQHPGQAWGAAIPREITPEFVRQEIARGRAILPCNINHPESEPMLIGRNFRVKVNANIGNSAVASSIREEVEKMIWAVVWGADTVMDLSTGKDIHQIREWILRNCPVPVGTVPIYQAVEKVGGKPEELTWELYRDTLIEQAEQGVDYFTIHAGVRLAFLPWTVGRRCGIVSRGGSIMAKWCLAHHQENFLYKHFHEICEILSQYDVAISLGDGLRPGSIADANDRAQLAELQTLGELTKIAWDHDVQVMIEGPGHIPMHLIRENMELELRDCHEAPFYTLGPLVTDIAPGYDHIASAIGAALIAWHGCAMLCYVTPKEHLGLPNKEDVKNGVIAYRIAAHAADLAKGFPKTQMWDNALSKARFEFRWEDQFRLSVDPLLARSYHDESLPQEAAKVAHFCSMCGPQFCAMRITEEVREEAAKQGRQVAEIVVQGLAQKAKEFRESGGEIYQ from the coding sequence ATGACAGCGCGAAGAGACCCAAAAGACAAGACTCCAGGGGCAACCCAACCGTCGGTCGAGTCCTTCCTAGAGTATTTTCCGGGATCCCGCAAGGTGTATGTGTCCGGCGTTTTGCACCCCGACGTACGCGTCCCTTTTCGGGAAGTGGAACTTTCGGCCACCCGCGATCGTCGTGGGACGCAGACACCCAATGAGCCAGTTCGCCTCTATGACACCGCGGGCCCCTACACAGACCCATCTCAGAAGGTAGATCCGGAAAAGGGGATCCCGCCTCTTCGCCTCCGCTGGATCGAGGCGCGAGGGGATACGGAGAGAGTTCCAGGGCGACCGGTTAGCCCGCTGGACAACGGGTATTACGATCAGAAAGAAATGGAACAGGCCCGGGCAAACCGGGAGGTGCCCAGCGTTCATCGGCAGCATCCGGTTCGGCGGGCAAAGTCGGGACGAAGAGTTACTCAGCTCCATTACGCGCGTCGGGGGATCATTACCCCTGAGATGGAATTTGCCGCCATTCGGGAAAATCTAGGTTTGGCCGGTCAACCCCAAGAGGAACTGGCACGAGACTCTCTTTGGTTTCAGCACCCAGGGCAGGCTTGGGGTGCTGCCATTCCTCGGGAAATTACTCCGGAATTTGTAAGGCAGGAAATTGCCCGGGGTCGCGCCATTCTCCCCTGCAATATCAACCACCCGGAATCCGAACCCATGCTGATTGGGAGAAACTTCCGAGTGAAGGTCAACGCGAACATCGGCAACTCCGCCGTGGCTTCCTCCATTCGGGAAGAAGTCGAAAAAATGATTTGGGCCGTTGTATGGGGTGCGGACACGGTCATGGATCTTTCTACAGGGAAGGATATCCACCAGATCCGCGAATGGATCCTTCGGAACTGTCCGGTCCCCGTAGGAACGGTGCCCATTTACCAGGCGGTCGAAAAGGTGGGAGGAAAACCGGAGGAACTGACGTGGGAGCTTTACCGAGACACCTTAATTGAACAGGCCGAGCAAGGAGTCGATTACTTTACCATCCATGCCGGGGTGCGGCTGGCTTTTCTTCCATGGACCGTCGGGCGGCGATGCGGCATTGTCAGCCGCGGGGGTTCCATTATGGCCAAGTGGTGCTTGGCTCATCATCAAGAAAACTTTCTCTACAAGCATTTTCACGAGATCTGTGAGATCCTTTCTCAGTACGACGTAGCGATTTCCCTTGGGGACGGTTTGCGCCCTGGATCCATAGCGGACGCCAACGACCGGGCCCAGCTTGCGGAGCTACAAACGCTTGGAGAGCTCACGAAAATTGCCTGGGACCACGATGTGCAAGTGATGATTGAGGGACCCGGTCATATTCCCATGCACTTGATCCGGGAGAACATGGAGCTGGAGCTGCGGGATTGTCACGAAGCTCCATTCTATACTTTAGGTCCGCTGGTTACCGATATTGCTCCAGGGTATGATCACATTGCCAGTGCCATTGGAGCAGCATTGATCGCGTGGCACGGGTGCGCCATGCTTTGCTACGTTACCCCCAAGGAGCATCTGGGTCTGCCGAACAAGGAGGATGTCAAAAATGGCGTGATTGCCTATCGGATTGCGGCCCATGCAGCCGACTTGGCGAAGGGGTTCCCGAAGACTCAAATGTGGGACAACGCACTGAGTAAAGCCCGGTTTGAGTTCCGCTGGGAGGATCAATTTCGTCTGAGCGTGGATCCCCTATTAGCGCGCAGTTACCACGACGAGTCCCTGCCCCAGGAAGCCGCCAAGGTGGCACACTTTTGCTCGATGTGTGGCCCACAGTTCTGTGCGATGCGGATCACCGAGGAAGTTCGCGAGGAGGCAGCCAAGCAAGGTAGGCAAGTGGCCGAGATCGTGGTCCAGGGCTTGGCCCAAAAAGCGAAGGAGTTTCGAGAATCCGGGGGCGAAATCTATCAATGA